The nucleotide sequence CTCGCGATGGGCGAGGGCGCCGACATCGCCGCGCGGGCGGGCCTGCCGATGGTGATCGGCGACCTCCGCGACCGCGACAGGATGCGGCAGGGCATCGACCGCTACCGCGCCGGGTTCCGCCCGTCCGCCTGGGCCGAGGAGCCGTACGTCGTCGTCTCCGGCACGATCGCCGTCGCCGACACCCCGGAACACGCCCACCGCGTCCTCCTCCCGGAGGCGTGGGCCATGGCGTACTCCCGCACCCACGGCACGTTCCCGCCGCTCGCCCCGGCGGAGGAGGTCGAGCGGCGGACGATGACGGCCAAGGAGCGGGGCTTCTACGAGTCCGGGCTGACCGGTCATGTGTACGGCACCGAGGAACAGGTCGCGCACGAACTGGAGTCGGTGATCAAGGAGACGGGCGCCCAGGAGGTCCTGGTCACGACGAGCACGTACGACCGCGGGGCCCTGCTGGACTCCTACCGAAGGCTGTCCCGGCTCGCGGGCCTCGGCTGATCCCCGGTCGCGGGCCGGCCCCGGTCTCCGTCACGGGCATCGGTGGGAACCCGGCGGCGGAACTGACGTCGTGGTTTCGGCGGTAGGCCGGTTGTACGAGGTATCCGCAAGGGGGCGGGCTGACCGCGGAGCGGCAGGCGTTTCGTGAGCACATTCGGTTGCAGGCGGCCCAGTTGTTCGCGGCTGGGCAGGGTCCGTCAGCTTACTGGCGGACCCTTCTCCACGATCGGACCGGCGGTCCGACGGAAGCCGGCCGCACGTGACCACGGTGCGGGGCACCTTCCAACTCCTGCGGAGGACGTACTTGCTCGAGGTGACGACGTGGCGGCCGGGTGCTCGCGCTTCTGACCCGGCCCCATCAGGTCAGGCGTCCCCCAGGCTTCCCGCTAGGTGAACGGCCGCGTCGACCTGTTCGTCCAACGGCGTCCACTTTCCCGGCCAGCCCCTGTACCTCACACACAACTCCCGGCCAACCGACTTCACCGACTCCACGCTCACCGGCAGGCCCAGTCCGCGTATCTCCCGGGCGCTCAACCGTGCCGACGGCCGCTCCTCGGGCAGGCGGACCAAGACCGCCGTCAACCACGCGGTCCCTATCTCGCCCGCATCCTCGGTCGAGCAGACGATGCCCACCTCGACGCCGTCCCGGCGGCCCACGGCGAACAGTTCGCCGCGGAAAAGCGGGCTCGCCAGCAGTTCCCGGCGCTCCTCATGGGTGGGTTCGGCGCTGTTGGTGGTGAACGCCGCCAAGTCGGCTCCGCAACTCCACCCGTTACGGTCCGCCCAGGCCGTCAAGACCCAGCGGCTGTTCTCCCGCCGCTGTGCGTCGCGCTGTGCGTCGGCCTTAGAGGCGGCGGTGATCCAAACGCCGGTCAGGGCCAAGACGGCGGCAAGGAACAGCAACATCTGCCACGGCCAGTCCCAGAAAACCCAGTAGGCAAGGACGACCGCCGACCCGGCCGCTGCCATGAAGGCACGCTCTATCAGGGTTTCCCGCTGATCGCCCATAGGGGACACGACACTCAGTAGACCACCGCGGATCGTGGATGGCTACGGTCTGTGCAGAGTGTGTGACGATGGCCTGCGGCCGGCGGTGCACGCTCATTCGCGGCGCACCTGGAACGGCTGGCACCAACGGGCCACCCTCGTCTCCGCCGCCATGAACGTCTCCTTGACGGACTGATCGACGAACGGGGTGTACGGGTGGCGGAGCTGTCGGCGGAGGCACTGGACGCGGTGCCGTGGGACCGGCTGGAGTGGGTGGATCCGAAGGTCTCGCCCAAGGAAGTGCGCCGGGTGCTGCGCCTGTTGTTCCGCAAGGGGCCGGAGTCGACCGAGGACGACTGCTGGCCGCTCTTCGACAACCTGGGGACACAGGTGTACGGCGTCCCCTCGGTCGCCACGGCCGCCCTGCCGTTCGTCGTCGCGCTCGCCGCCGATCCCCGGACGGGCGCACGCGCGACCCTCGCGGAACTGCTCGCGGTCCTGTCCCGGGCGCCGGAGAGGACGCCCGAGCTGGTCGACCCGGACTGGCCCGAGGCCTGGCGCCACGCCCACCGGGCGGTACAGCCCCTGCTCGCCGACCCCGATCCGGCGGTACGCCGGGCGGCCATCGCGCTGGCGGACGGCCCCGGTCGGCTCCTGGAGCGCTGGCGGACCGAGCGGGACCTCTCGGTCCGGCTGCCGGTGCTGTTCGCGCTGGGCCGTCTCGCGGCGGCCCCCGGCGCCGAGACCACGACGGTCACCGAGACCCGTGCCGTCCTGGACGCGTCGCTGGAGGACCCCGACCCCGTTCTGCGGGCCGCGGCCGTGAAGGTCTACGCGCATCTGGACACCGAGGTGCCGGTCCGCGAGCTGGACCTGCTGCTGGAGGCGCTCACCGACCCCACCGCGCGCTCGCGTTGGGAGACCGTCTGGTACGAACAGGACAACGAGTACCCCTCCGACCGCGAGGGCGTCGCGTACCTGACGGCCGCCCTGTACGACGACACACCCGCCCAGCAGCTGATGTTCCTGACCCGGCTGTCCTCGGCGGTGCGCCCGGGCGAGGACGCCGATCTGCTGCGGGCCGTGCTGGACCGCTGCCTCCTGCTGCTGGTCTCCCGCCGGTCCGTGGAACCCGCGGTGCTGGCGCTCGCGGGCGGTGCGCTGCATCACCCGGACCCCTCGGTACGCGTCAGGGCGGCCCACCTCCTCGGCATCCTGGGCTCCCGGGCCACCGCGTACGCCGATCAACTGGCCGCTCTGCTCGACGACTCGGCCGAGGTGGAATTCCTGGAGGGCGCCGTCGGCGAACACGCCTGCTGGGCGCTGACCCGGATGGACGATCCCCGGGCCCTGCCCGGCCTGGTCGACCGGCTCTGCGCACCGTTCCGCGAGCAGTACAGCCGCGGCTACTCCGTCGGCGAACCCCGCCGCCCCGAGATCGCGGACGTCCTGACCCCGCTCCGCGCCCACGCGGAAACCCTCCTGCCGTCGATACGCGAGGAACTCCGCCGCGACCTGACCGACCCCGACGCGCACGGCGCCCTCACGTCCGACTTCCTGGCGACCCTCAAGGCCTGGGAGACGGACGCGCTACCGGCCCTGCCGGAGATCACGGCCCACGCGACCGACCGCGTCCGCCGGCACGACGCCGTCGACGCCCTGGCGGCCATGGGCCCGGCCGCCGCCTCCGCCGCGCCCGTCCTGCGCGAGTGCATGTCCCTCGAACCTCCGAACAATCACCCGTGGCTGTACTGGGCCCTCTGGCGTATCGGCGGCGCCGACGACCCGGCAGAGGCGCTGCGGGCCGTCGGCGAAACCCTGTCGGCCGAAGGTGAGGAGCCCCGCAGCGGCATGGTCGGCCACCTCACCGCCTTCGGCGCCGAGGCCGCACCGTACACGGACCGGGTACGCCACGCCCTGACCGCCCCCCAGGGCTGGATCAGGATGGAGGCGGCGATCGCCCTGTGGTCGATCACAGGCGACCCCGGGTCCGCCCTGCCGACCCTGGAGGAGGAGATCCTGGCGTTCGCGGCCGGTGGCCAGTGGTACGGCCCGTTCGGCAAAGCACTGCGCACACTCATCCGCTTCCGCACACTCACCCCCGCCATCGAAGCGGCCCTGCGCCTCCTCCGGGACCAGGACCACCGCCTCTCGCCGCGTGCCGACTACCGGGCGGTCCTCCAGGATGAGGAACTCCACGCCCTGATCGACGAGGCACTGACCGTGAAACCTTGGCGGGACCGGGAATGAGCACCACACCCGGCCCCGCCCGCCCGCACGGTTCGGCGAACGTTCACATGTGACCAGGGGCCCGCTACAGCGCGCCCCAAAGGGGCGCGGGGAACTGCGCGAACAGCCACAACAAACCCGCAGCCCGGAGACGACAGGCCACCTACGGCGCTACCGCTTCCCGGCCTTCCGAGCGGCCCGCAGCCACTCCTTGTTCATGCCGGTGATGGACACCAACGGAATCCCCTTGGGGCAGGCCGTGGCGCACTCCCCCGCCAGCGTGCACCCGCCGAACCCCTCCTCGTCCATCTGCTCCACCATGTCCAGCACCCGCGTCTCCCGCTCGGGCGCCCCCTGCGGCAGCACGTTCAGATGGTTGATCTTGGCCGAGGTGAACAGCATCGCCGCCCCGTTGGGACACGCGGCCACACACGCCCCGCATCCGATGCATTCCGCGTGTTCGAACGCGAAGTCCGCGTCCGGCTTCGGTACGGCCGTGGCATGCGCCTCCGGCGCGGCTCCCGTGGGCGCGGTGATGTACCCCCCGGCCTGGATGATCCGGTCGAACGCCGTCCGGTCCACGACCAGGTCCTTGATCACCGGAAACGCCGACGCCCTCCACGGCTCCACATCGATCGTGTCTCCGTCCGAGAAGGACCGCATGTGCAGCTGACAGGTCGTCGTCCGCTCCGGCCCGTGCGCGTCCCCGTTGATGACCAGTGAACACGCCCCGCAGATCCCCTCGCGGCAGTCGTGGTCGAAGGCCACCGGGTCGTCACCGCGCAGGATGAGTTCCTCGTTGAGCGTGTCGAGCATCTCCAGGAAGGACATGTCGGGCGAGATGTCGTCCACCTCGTACGTGGACATGGCGCCGTCGGCGTCGGCGGTCCGCTGCCGCCATACGCGCAGGGTGAGCTTCATGCGTAGCTCCGCTGGGTGGGGTGGACGTACTCGAAGACAAGGTCTTCCTTGTGCAGCACGGGGGCCGCGCCGGTGCCGGTGAACTCCCAGGCGGCGGCGTACGAGAACTCCTCGTCGCGGCGCTCCGCCTCGCCGTCGGCCGTCTGGGACTCCTCACGGAAGTGACCGCCGCACGACTCGCCGCGGTGCAGCGCGTCGAGGCACATCAGCTCGGCGAGTTCGAGGTAGTCGATGATCCGGTTGGCCTTCTCCAGGGACTGGTTGAACTCCTCGCCCGTCCCCGGGACCTTGATCCGGCGCCAGAACTCCTCGCGGATCTGCGGAATCCGCTCCAGGGCCTTCCGCAGGCCGCTGTCGGTGCGGGCCATGCCGCAGAACTCCCACATCAGCTCACCGAGTTCACGGTGGAAGGAGTCGGGCGTACGGTCGCCGTCCACGGCGAGCAGCAGGTTCAGCCGGTCCTCGGTTGCGGCCAGCACCTCCTGGACGGCGGGGTGTTCGGGGCCGATCCCGTCCTGCTTCGGATGCCGGGCGAGGTAGTCGTTGATGGTGGCCGGCAGGACGAAGTAGCCGTCGGCGAGGCCCTGCATCAGCGCCGAGGCGCCGAGCCGGTTGGCCCCGTGGTCGGAGAAGTTGGCCTCGCCGATCGCGAACAGCCCGGGGACGGTGGTCTGGAGGTCGTAGTCCACCCACAGCCCGCCCATGGTGTAGTGGACGGCCGGGTAGATCCGCATCGGCACCTCGTACGGATCCTCGTCGGTGATCCGCTGGTACATGTCGAAGAGGTTGCCGTACCTGGCCTCGACGGCCTTGCGGCCCAGCCGCGCGACGGCGTCCGCGAAGTCCAGGTAGACGCCCTGCCCGCCGGGCCCGACGCCCCTGCCCTCGTCGCAGACGTTCTTCGCGGCGCGGGAGGCGATGTCACGCGGGACGAGGTTGCCGAAGGACGGGTAGATCCGCTCCAGGTAGTAGTCGCGCTCGTCCTCGGGGATCTGGTTCGCCGGCCGCTGGTCGCCCCGTGCCTTCGGCACCCAGATCCGCCCGTCGTTCCGCAGCGACTCGCTCATCAGTGTCAGCTTGGACTGATGGTCGCCGGTGCGCGGAACGCACGTCGGATGGATCTGCGTGAAGCACGGGTTCGCGAACAGGGCGCCCCGCCGATGCGCCCGCCACACGGCGGTCGCGTTCGAGTTCATGGCGTTGGTCGACAGGTAGAAGACGTTCCCGTACCCGCCGCTCGCCAGCACCACGGCATCGGCGAAGTAGGTGTCGATCTTCCCGGTGATCAGGTCACGCGCCACGATCCCGCGCGCCCGCCCGTCGATCACGATCAGGTCGAGCATCTCGGTGCGCGGATGCATCTCCACGTTCCCGGCCGCGATCTGTCGCGACAGCGCCTGATAGGCGCCCAGCAGGAGTTGCTGCCCCGTCTGACCCCGGGCGTAGAACGTCCGCGACACCTGGACGCCGCCGAAGGAGCGGGTGTCGAGCAGACCGCCGTACTCCCGGGCGAAGGGCACACCCTGCGCGACGCACTGGTCGATGATCTCGACGGAGATCTGCGCGAGCCGGTGGACGTTCGACTCACGCGCCCGGAAGTCGCCGCCCTTGACGGTGTCGTAGAACAGCCGGTGGACGGAGTCGCCGTCGTTGCGGTAGTTCTTCGCGGCGTTGATGCCGCCCTGCGCGGCGATCGAGTGGGCGCGGCGCGGGGAGTCCTGGTAGCAGAACTGGACGACGTGGTAGCCCTGTTCGGCGAGCGTGGCACCGGCCGAGCCGCCGGCGAGGCCCGTGCCGACGACGATGACGGTGTGCTTGCGGCGGTTGGCGGGGTTGACCAGCTTCGCCTCGAAGCGGCGCCTGTCCCAGCGCTCACCGACCGGGCCCTCGGGCGCCTTGCCGTCGGCGACGGGGTCGCCGGTCACGTAGTCCGCGTACTCGGAGGACGTAGCCATGTCAGTTCACCACTCCGGTCATGACGGCGACGGGTACGGAGACGAAGCCCAGGGTCAGCACCAGGGCGAGGACGTTCGCGGTGGTCTTCAGGGCGCGGTCGCGGGTGCGGCTGCCGGCGCCGAGGGTCTGGGCGGCGCTCCAGAAGCCGTGCCGGACGTGCAGACCGAGCGCGAGCACCGCGACGATGTAGACGGCGTTGCCGTACCAGGTGGAGAAGGTGTCGATCACGTTCTGGTACGGGTGGCCGGCCTCGAAACCGCCCGGGTGGACGGTGCCGGTCGTCAGGTCGAGGAGGTGCCAGACGATGAACAGGCCGAGGATGACGCCGCCCCAGCGCATGGTGCGGGTCGCGTAGCTCGCCCCGCGCTTCCTGTGGACGTACTTGTCCGGCCGGGCTTTGATGTCGCGGCGGCTGAGCTGGTAGGCGGCTGTGGCGTGGGCGACGACCGCGGCGACGAGGACCACGCGGACGATCCACAGGGCCCACTCGTGGTGCAGGAAGGGCTCGCCGAGGGTGCGCAGCCAGTGCGCGTAGCCGTTGAACTCGTCGGAGCCGAAGAAGATCTTGAGGTTGCCGAGCATGTGGACGACCAGGTACGCCAGCATTATCAGTCCGCTGACGGCCATCACCGTCTTCTTGCCGAGGGAGCTGTCCCACACCGAGCGCGCCAGAGACGGTTTTCGTTCCGGCCGTTCCCGCTGTTCCGCCCGTTCCGTCCGCGTTGCCAGAGCCATGCCCATGACGCTAGAACCGCGTCACCCCATCGGTCCAAGACATGAAACAGCTTGATTCGATAGCCGGAAACTATCGTCTCGTATCGTGGAGGCATGCAGTTCCAGCAGCTCCAGTACTTTGTGGCAGTGGCGGAGACCAGACATTTCACCCGGGCCGCCGAGCTGGTCCACGTGGCGCAGCCGTCGCTCTCGCAGCAGATCAAGGCGCTGGAACGGGAGTTGGGGGCGGACCTCTTCCAGCGGGCACGCGGCAACATCACCCTCACGGATGCCGGTGAGGCGCTGCTGCCGCTGGCCCGGCGCATCCTCGCCGACACGGACACCGCCCGGCACGAGGTGCAGGAGCTGGTCCAGCTGCGCCGGGGCCGGGTCCGGCTCGGCGCGACCCCGAGCCTGTGCACGGGGCTGCTGCCCGACGTGCTGCGCGCCTTCCACGACCGCTACCCCGGCATCCGGCTGCTGATCGAGGAGGGCGGCTCCCACGACCTGGTCCGCCTGCTGGCCCGGGGCGCTCTCGACCTGGCCCTGGTCGTCCTGCCCCTCCCCACGCCCTCCCCCGCTCTGACCACGGTGGAGCTGCTGCGTGAGGATCTGGTCGTGGTCTCCTCGCCGGACGCGCCGAGGCCCGGCAACGGCCGTCGTACCGTCCGCGTCCTCGACCTGGAGGGCGAGCGTCTGGTGATGTTCCGCCACGGCTACGACCTGCGGGAACTCACAGTGGCCGCATGCCGCTCCGCCGGGTTCGAGCCGGACTTCGCGGTGGAGGGCGGCGAGATGGACGCGGTGCTTGGCTTCGTCCGGGCGGGCCTCGGCGTCGCCGTCGTCCCCCGGATGGTCGCCACCCGCTCCGGCCGGGGCCTGCGGGTCACCCCGCTGGCCCGGCCCGGCCTGCACCGCACGATCGCCCTGGCCCACCGCAGCGATGTGGCTCCGCCGAGGGCCGCGAGGGAGTTGCAGCGGATGTTGGTCGAACGGTGAGCGTGTGCTTGTCGGTCCCGATCGCGCCGTTGGCCCGAGCGCCGCTTCGGTCTGCGGGTTCACTGTGGCTGATCGCGCCCAGGCGGCGGAGCCGCACATCGATACGGCCCCGCGCCCCTCAAGGGCGCGCTGCACGCCCCGGCGGCTGAAGACAACCCCCTATCCCGCCGCGTCCACCAGCGCCAGTTCGTGCAGCCGCTCGGGCGGGCCCGGGCGGGCGTAGTACCAGCCCTGGGCCGTGTCGCAGCCCAGAATCCGCAACTGTTCGGCCTGGGCGCCGGTTTCGACGCCCTCGACGGTGACCGCGAGGTCGAGGCTGTGGGCGAGGGAGACGATGCCCTCGACGATCTTCAGGTCGACGGGGTCGGCGGGGAACTGCTGCATGCTCTGGGTGAAGGACCGGTCCAGCTTCAGGACCCGGACCGGCAGTCGGCGGAGGTTGGCGAGGTTGGAGTAGCCGGTGCCGAAGTCGTCGAGGGCGATGTCGACGCCCATCTCGGAGAGCCTGCGCAGGGGTTTGAGCAGGTCGTCGTCGGCGCCGATCAGGGCGGACTCGGTGACCTCCAGGCAG is from Streptomyces sp. NBC_01314 and encodes:
- a CDS encoding succinate dehydrogenase/fumarate reductase iron-sulfur subunit — encoded protein: MKLTLRVWRQRTADADGAMSTYEVDDISPDMSFLEMLDTLNEELILRGDDPVAFDHDCREGICGACSLVINGDAHGPERTTTCQLHMRSFSDGDTIDVEPWRASAFPVIKDLVVDRTAFDRIIQAGGYITAPTGAAPEAHATAVPKPDADFAFEHAECIGCGACVAACPNGAAMLFTSAKINHLNVLPQGAPERETRVLDMVEQMDEEGFGGCTLAGECATACPKGIPLVSITGMNKEWLRAARKAGKR
- a CDS encoding fumarate reductase/succinate dehydrogenase flavoprotein subunit encodes the protein MATSSEYADYVTGDPVADGKAPEGPVGERWDRRRFEAKLVNPANRRKHTVIVVGTGLAGGSAGATLAEQGYHVVQFCYQDSPRRAHSIAAQGGINAAKNYRNDGDSVHRLFYDTVKGGDFRARESNVHRLAQISVEIIDQCVAQGVPFAREYGGLLDTRSFGGVQVSRTFYARGQTGQQLLLGAYQALSRQIAAGNVEMHPRTEMLDLIVIDGRARGIVARDLITGKIDTYFADAVVLASGGYGNVFYLSTNAMNSNATAVWRAHRRGALFANPCFTQIHPTCVPRTGDHQSKLTLMSESLRNDGRIWVPKARGDQRPANQIPEDERDYYLERIYPSFGNLVPRDIASRAAKNVCDEGRGVGPGGQGVYLDFADAVARLGRKAVEARYGNLFDMYQRITDEDPYEVPMRIYPAVHYTMGGLWVDYDLQTTVPGLFAIGEANFSDHGANRLGASALMQGLADGYFVLPATINDYLARHPKQDGIGPEHPAVQEVLAATEDRLNLLLAVDGDRTPDSFHRELGELMWEFCGMARTDSGLRKALERIPQIREEFWRRIKVPGTGEEFNQSLEKANRIIDYLELAELMCLDALHRGESCGGHFREESQTADGEAERRDEEFSYAAAWEFTGTGAAPVLHKEDLVFEYVHPTQRSYA
- a CDS encoding succinate dehydrogenase translates to MARSVWDSSLGKKTVMAVSGLIMLAYLVVHMLGNLKIFFGSDEFNGYAHWLRTLGEPFLHHEWALWIVRVVLVAAVVAHATAAYQLSRRDIKARPDKYVHRKRGASYATRTMRWGGVILGLFIVWHLLDLTTGTVHPGGFEAGHPYQNVIDTFSTWYGNAVYIVAVLALGLHVRHGFWSAAQTLGAGSRTRDRALKTTANVLALVLTLGFVSVPVAVMTGVVN
- a CDS encoding LysR family transcriptional regulator, which gives rise to MQFQQLQYFVAVAETRHFTRAAELVHVAQPSLSQQIKALERELGADLFQRARGNITLTDAGEALLPLARRILADTDTARHEVQELVQLRRGRVRLGATPSLCTGLLPDVLRAFHDRYPGIRLLIEEGGSHDLVRLLARGALDLALVVLPLPTPSPALTTVELLREDLVVVSSPDAPRPGNGRRTVRVLDLEGERLVMFRHGYDLRELTVAACRSAGFEPDFAVEGGEMDAVLGFVRAGLGVAVVPRMVATRSGRGLRVTPLARPGLHRTIALAHRSDVAPPRAARELQRMLVER